GTAAACGGTGGGGCCATCGCACTGGGTCATCCGCTCGGTTGTACAGGAGCCAAATTATCCGTTCAACTATTTGACGAAATGCGTAAGCGCAATATGAAAGGAAAGCACGGCATGGTAACCATGTGTGTGGGAACCGGACAGGGCGCTGCAGGAATATTTGAGTTACTGAACTAGAATCAAGAGATTGGAATCAAGATTCAAGATAATGGGAAGACATAATTTTAAAAAACCAAAAATATGGGAGGAAGGTATGGGAATTGTGGATCTTACCTATGATTTGGTCGTTAGTTTTCCCTCCCTGGAAAAGTTCAATTTGACTTCTCAGTTATTACGATGTTCCATTTCAACCCCTTCGAATATTGCGGAAGGCACAAGCAAATCCACGGATCGGCATTTCAATAAATATATTGAAGATAGTTTGGGTTCGGCATTTGAATGGGAGACCCAATTAATTATTGCTTTTCGAAGAAATTATATTGAAAAAAAACAATTTTCAGATTTATCACATAAAATTCAACAATTACAAAAAATGATTTCAGGTTTCCAAAGCGGACTGAATATCCAGTCCTGACTCTTGGTTCTTGATTCTTAAATCCATAACAGTTATGAGTACCGAAACAATGAGTAAAGAAATCCTTCGTGGAGGCCAATTTTTGGTCAAGGAAGTGGATTGTGAAGATGTTTTCACATTGGAAGATTTAAGTGAAGAACAACAAATGATGCGGGAGAGTACCAAAGAATTTGTTGACCGTAAGATTTGGGCAAATTGGGAGCGATTTGAGCAAAAGGACTATGCCTTCACAGAAGAGTGTATGCGTGAAGCAGGAGAGCTTGGTCTTTTGAGTATCGCTGTACCAGAGGCCTA
The sequence above is a segment of the Muricauda sp. SCSIO 64092 genome. Coding sequences within it:
- a CDS encoding four helix bundle protein, producing the protein MGRHNFKKPKIWEEGMGIVDLTYDLVVSFPSLEKFNLTSQLLRCSISTPSNIAEGTSKSTDRHFNKYIEDSLGSAFEWETQLIIAFRRNYIEKKQFSDLSHKIQQLQKMISGFQSGLNIQS